TCTTAAATTCACAGCCATGTGCATTCGTACGTTGCCAGTCCGAACCAATTTTGTGCTCTATAATTCGCAGAACGTCCGATGGTGTCACTATACACCTTTGATTTGCCCGCTTGACCGTGTTGCGAGCCGCATTCTAGCATGGCGTGTTCTATCCTTTCTATGGCGGCTTGAATTGCTAATCGCTAGTCGCTAATTGCTCTGCTCCTGCTAACCGCTAGTTGCTAATCGCTAATCACCATGGACCAAATCAAAGTTGCCATTGTCGGCATGGGCACTGTCGGCACCGGCGTGGCTCGGCTGCTGGTCGAGCATGGCGAACGGGCTGCGCGTCACTCCGGCCGGCAGCTTGTGCTGGAATCGGTCGTGGTGCGCGATGAAGAAAAACCTCGCGATTTGCACTTGCCCTCCGGCGTGCTGTCGAGCGATTTGCAGGCCATTACCCACAATCCGGAAATTAAGGTCGTCGCGCATTTGGTGGGCGGGCTGGAGCCGGCGCGGCAAATTATGCTGGAGCTGCTGGAAAACGGCAAAGACGTGGTCACCGCCAACAAAGCCCTCTTGGCCGAACATGGGCCGGAATTGTTCGATCGGGCCCGCGCACTGGATTTGTGCATTGCGTTCGAAGCGGCCGTGGCCGGCGGCATTCCCATCATCGCCAACATCAGCCAGTGCTTGTCGGCCAATCAAATTCAATCGCTCCGCGGCATTCTCAACGGCACCAGCAATTTCATCCTCACGCAAATGGAAGAGCAGGGGGCAGATTATTCCGCCGCCGTGAAAGAAGCGCAGCGGCTAGGTTATGCCGAGGCCGATCCAACGCTGGATGTCGACGGCTCCGACGCCACGCAAAAGCTGGCCATTTTAGCCCACTTGGCGTTTGGCGCCCGTGTGAATTGGCGCGATATTCCGCGCCGCGGCATCGACGGGCTGG
This DNA window, taken from Pirellulales bacterium, encodes the following:
- a CDS encoding homoserine dehydrogenase, which codes for MDQIKVAIVGMGTVGTGVARLLVEHGERAARHSGRQLVLESVVVRDEEKPRDLHLPSGVLSSDLQAITHNPEIKVVAHLVGGLEPARQIMLELLENGKDVVTANKALLAEHGPELFDRARALDLCIAFEAAVAGGIPIIANISQCLSANQIQSLRGILNGTSNFILTQMEEQGADYSAAVKEAQRLGYAEADPTLDVDGSDATQKLAILAHLAFGARVNWRDIPRRGIDGLDAADLRYAKELGYRIKLVAMAQLAAGGVNLQVSPTLVKIGAPLAEVRGAFNAISVVGDAVGPLMFHGQGAGQMPTASAVVADMIDMVVGRAQITFRNLELWTDQASAARPLDPAKSMGKFYLRFMAADQPGVLAEIAGVLGKNKISIASVIQHDDKRTEDGFLPLVIMTHSAAEGDVLSAIETIDKLRTTKPFSVRLRVQE